CAGCTCGTTGCCTGGGCCCGGGAGGCCTCTCCCGAAGCCGATCCCTGCGAGTATGACGTGGTCGTCTCCGCCGGCGAACAGGTCACGATCGGCCTGCTGGCGATCGTCCTTCAGGAAATGGGGATCGCGGCGCGGTCCTGGACCAGCTGGCAGTTGCCGATCCGCACCGACGGCGCCTATACCAAGGCGCGCATCCAGACCATAGAGACCGCTGCGCTCGAGGCCGATCTGCGCCGGGGGTGCGTTGCCGTCGTACCGGGCTTCCAGGGCGTTTCGCCGGACGGCCGCATCACCACGATGGGCCGCGGCGGCTCGGATACGACGGCGGTTGCCCTCGCCGCGGCGCTGAACGCCGACCGCTGCGATATCTTTACCGATGTGGACGGCGTTTACACCTGCGATCCGCGCATCGTGGCCAGGGCGCGCAAGCTGGAGCGCATCACCTACGAGGAAATGCTGGAAAGCGCGTCCCAGGGCGCCAAGGTGCTGCAGACCCGGGCCGTCGAAATGGGCATGAAGCACCATGTGCGCATCCAGGTGCGGTCCTCCTTCGAGGACGTGCCGGGGACGCTGGTCGTGGACGAGGACGAGATCGTGGAACAGGAAATCATCAGCGGCATCGCCTACAGCCGCGACGAAGCCAAGATCACCGTCGCGCGGGTCGCCGACAAGCCGGGCGTCGCCGCCGCCATCTTCGGGCCTCTTGCCGACGCCATGATCAATGTCGATATGATCGTCCAGAATGTGTCGGAGGACGGCGAACGGACGGACATCACCTTCACCGTGCCGGAAGGCGACCATCAGCGCGCCATCGACGCCATCAAGCGGTCGCGCGATGCGATCGGCTACGCGAGGCTCGATCACGACGCGAATGTGGTCAAGGTGTCGGTCATCGGCGTCGGTATGCGCAGCCATGCGGGCGTGGCCCAGCGGATGTTCAGGACCCTGGCCGAAAAGGGTATCAACATTCAGGTGATTTCGACGTCCGAGATCAAGGTGAGCGTCCTGATCGCCGAGGAATATACCGAACTGGCGCTGCGCGCCCTGCATTCGGCTTACGGCCTCGACGCAGAGTAGGCCGGCCGCCCCGCCCTTTCCGCGGGAACCGTTGCCGGACACGGGCCGGACGCGGAAGGAGCCGGCGAACGGAGCGGGACAAGGGAGCGCAACCGCCATGACCGAACTGCCCGGACCGTCCGACAGCATAGGCGCGGCGCCGCGGCTGCCGGCCGGCGGGCTGTCGGATATCCGGCGGCTGCTGCGGCGTATCCGCAATGTCATGGCCGGCGCCCGGACGATCTCCGGCCAGGAGCGTCTCGACCGGATCGTCTCCCTGATCGCGGCCAACATGGTCGCCGAGGTGTGTTCGCTTTATCTGCGGCGCGCCGGCGACGTGCTGGAACTCTACGCCACCGAGGGCCTGAACAAGACGGCGGTGCACAAGACCCGCCTGCGCATCGGCGAAGGCGTGATCGGCGACGTCGCCGCGCGCGCCCGGCCGATTGCGCTCTCCGACGCCCAGACCCATCCCGGTTTCGCCTACCGGCCGGAAACCGGCGAGGAAATCTACCATTCGATGATGGGCGTGCCGGTATTGCGCAACAGCCGCGTCGTCGGCGTGCTGGCCGTCCAGAACCGCACCCGGCGCCATTATACGGACGAAGAGGTCGAGACGCTCCAGACCGTGGCCATGGTCGTGGCCGAGATGGTCGGGTCGGGCGATCTGGTCAGCCTGGACGAACTGCGCGAGGCCGACGGCATTGCGCTGCTGCCGCTGCGGCTGACCGGGCTGAAGCTGCACGGCGGGCCGGCGACCGGCGAAGCGGTCGTGCATCGCGACCGCCCGTCCATCGTCAACGTCGTGGCGGAAGATCCCGAACTCGAACTGGAGCGGCTCAAGGCCGCCCTGTCGTCGATGTACGATGCGCTCGACGTCATGCTGACCGACGACCGGCTGGAAAGCGGGTCCGAGAGCCGGGAGATCCTCGAGACCTACCGCCTGATCGCCGAGGACAGGGGCTGGCTGCATCGCATCCGCGAGGCGATCGGCGAGGGCCTGACCGCCGAAGCCGCGGTCGCCAAGGTCCAGGAGGCGACCAGTGCCCGCATGGCGTCGATCCAGGATCCCTATCTGCGCGCGCGGATGGCCGATTTCGACGATCTGGGCAATCGCCTGCTCCAGCATCTGTCGGCCTCCAGCGACGCACCGGCCGCGCCCGGCATGCCGGACGCCGAACGGATGATCGTGTTCGCCCGGGATCTGGGCCCGGCCGAACTGCTGGATTACGATCCGGACCGCCTGTCCGGCATCGTCCTGGAGGAGGGTTCGCCGACCGCCCATGCGGCCATCATGGCCCGTGCGATGGATATTCCCGTCGTCGGCCGGGTCGCAGGCTGCCTCAGCCGGGTCGAGGCGGGCGATCCGGTGATTCTCGACGCCGACAATGCCCAGGTGTTCGTGCGGCCGACGGAGAATGTCCGCGCCCTGTTCGAAACCAGCGTCCGCGACCGGGCCAAGCGCCGGGCGCTCTATGACGCGCTGCACGATGTCGAGCCGGTGAGCCGGGACGGTGTGCGAATTTCCCTCAACCAGAATGCGGGGCTGCTGGTCGAACTGAACGAC
The sequence above is a segment of the Rhodospirillaceae bacterium genome. Coding sequences within it:
- a CDS encoding aspartate kinase, producing the protein MARIVQKFGGTSVGDLERIRHVASRVQREAAAGNEVAVVLSAMAGATDQLVAWAREASPEADPCEYDVVVSAGEQVTIGLLAIVLQEMGIAARSWTSWQLPIRTDGAYTKARIQTIETAALEADLRRGCVAVVPGFQGVSPDGRITTMGRGGSDTTAVALAAALNADRCDIFTDVDGVYTCDPRIVARARKLERITYEEMLESASQGAKVLQTRAVEMGMKHHVRIQVRSSFEDVPGTLVVDEDEIVEQEIISGIAYSRDEAKITVARVADKPGVAAAIFGPLADAMINVDMIVQNVSEDGERTDITFTVPEGDHQRAIDAIKRSRDAIGYARLDHDANVVKVSVIGVGMRSHAGVAQRMFRTLAEKGINIQVISTSEIKVSVLIAEEYTELALRALHSAYGLDAE
- the ptsP gene encoding phosphoenolpyruvate--protein phosphotransferase; amino-acid sequence: MTELPGPSDSIGAAPRLPAGGLSDIRRLLRRIRNVMAGARTISGQERLDRIVSLIAANMVAEVCSLYLRRAGDVLELYATEGLNKTAVHKTRLRIGEGVIGDVAARARPIALSDAQTHPGFAYRPETGEEIYHSMMGVPVLRNSRVVGVLAVQNRTRRHYTDEEVETLQTVAMVVAEMVGSGDLVSLDELREADGIALLPLRLTGLKLHGGPATGEAVVHRDRPSIVNVVAEDPELELERLKAALSSMYDALDVMLTDDRLESGSESREILETYRLIAEDRGWLHRIREAIGEGLTAEAAVAKVQEATSARMASIQDPYLRARMADFDDLGNRLLQHLSASSDAPAAPGMPDAERMIVFARDLGPAELLDYDPDRLSGIVLEEGSPTAHAAIMARAMDIPVVGRVAGCLSRVEAGDPVILDADNAQVFVRPTENVRALFETSVRDRAKRRALYDALHDVEPVSRDGVRISLNQNAGLLVELNDFSAHGVDGVGLYRTEIPFMVRQDFPDVGEQAEIYMRVLAAAEGAPVVFRTLDIGGDKVLPYLRDPKDDNPAMGWRAIRIGLDRPAILRHQLRAMIRAAAGQPLHLMFPMVADLAEFETARGLVDMELERAGKSGNLMPDSLSVGVMLEVPALVWQLPALVERADFVSLGSNDLLQFMFASDRGNPRLSGRYDSLSPAFLAMVRQIVDHCRAARGGAGVPLTVCGEMAGVPLEAMTLIGLGVRRLSMSAAAIGPVKAMVRSVDIGTLEDFVGRLIGAGEHSLRNRLAGYARDHDVVIDQR